A section of the Agrococcus sp. SGAir0287 genome encodes:
- a CDS encoding Na+/H+ antiporter subunit A, translated as MIALVAAYAIVALVASALSARLGRRVFLVPAVLSAAGAVWFALQAPAVAAGEVLQERIEWMPTLDVAIDLRLTPPAWLLAMVVTGVGALIFAYCAWYFRSASLAPRTVGLLTGFAGSMLGLVLSDDLVLLVVFWELTTVFSYLLVGLNHHVRKNRIAAHSALVVTTIGGLSLLVGVLMVGHEAGSLSLAAVLAEAPQTAVASVGVALAVVGALAKSAIVPFQFWLPGAMAAPTPVSAFLHAAAMVKAGVFLVAVLTPAFADLPWWRPTLIVLGAVTMLLGAARALKQLDAKVLLAHGTVSQLGLLITIIGIGTAQAMLAGLAMLAAHAMFKAALFMVVGAVDRAYGTRDLRRLGGVGRDHPVLAVAAFVAAAAMAGVPPALAFVAKESGLAAAEHASHMEGLDPWVGYVALVALAIGAAMTVAYTLRLTVAVFLGPRRDDATTSDRLVWPMVAMPVVLAAVGLGLGFAGEPLTQVLEPAIAPALGADDIERLALWHGVSVPLLLTIAALLVGALVWLTLGRRMGEQTAVDPFERGFRGLIRGIDRLAVEVTGRTQTGSLPLHVATILATVVALPGVVVLASGAFLQPVRLADGPGQLLVVVAVVIAGVFAANTRGRLKTFMLLSVVGYGVAVLFLLHGAPDLALTQVLCETVLLVLLVLVLRRQPKYFTDRPLRSSRWLRAALAIGVGAVASLIAVAAAGARIDVPISEGFYERAYDFGYGSNIVNVTLVDIRSWDTLGEIAVLLVAATGVASLIFIRTRAADPRGTLRGDRGRPDATGGRASTFLRGGRGVEAQDAAPVLEMMTRLMFPVMVVVSIYLLLVGHNLPGGGFAGGLVGGLAIALRYLAAGRDELANAAPFDAGRLLGVGIAVAAVSMLWPVLIGGRIGESYRIDLDLPVLGESYLVTTVVFDVGVYFIVVGAMLDFVRSLGAGIDVQVRQGMAPVPIAQSDRVRTWESS; from the coding sequence GCGCGCTCAGCGCCCGCCTCGGTCGACGCGTCTTCCTCGTGCCCGCCGTGCTCAGCGCGGCCGGCGCGGTCTGGTTCGCCCTGCAGGCGCCTGCGGTCGCCGCCGGCGAGGTGCTGCAGGAGCGCATCGAGTGGATGCCGACGCTCGACGTCGCCATCGACCTCCGGCTCACGCCGCCGGCTTGGCTCCTCGCGATGGTCGTGACGGGCGTCGGCGCCCTGATCTTCGCCTACTGCGCGTGGTACTTCCGATCGGCGTCGCTGGCGCCGCGCACGGTCGGGCTGCTCACGGGCTTCGCGGGCAGCATGCTCGGCCTCGTGCTCTCCGACGACCTCGTGCTGCTCGTCGTGTTCTGGGAGCTCACGACGGTGTTCAGCTACCTCCTCGTCGGCCTGAACCACCACGTCCGCAAGAACCGCATCGCGGCCCACTCGGCGCTCGTCGTCACGACGATCGGCGGCCTGTCCCTGCTCGTCGGCGTGCTCATGGTCGGGCACGAGGCCGGCTCCCTCTCGCTGGCCGCCGTGCTCGCGGAGGCGCCGCAGACCGCCGTCGCGTCCGTCGGCGTCGCGCTCGCCGTCGTCGGCGCGCTCGCGAAGTCGGCGATCGTGCCCTTCCAGTTCTGGCTGCCGGGCGCCATGGCCGCGCCGACGCCGGTCTCCGCGTTCCTCCACGCGGCGGCGATGGTCAAGGCGGGCGTCTTCCTCGTCGCCGTCCTCACGCCGGCCTTCGCGGACCTGCCGTGGTGGCGGCCGACGCTCATCGTGCTCGGTGCCGTCACCATGCTGCTCGGCGCCGCCCGCGCCCTCAAGCAGCTGGACGCGAAGGTGCTGCTCGCGCACGGCACGGTGAGCCAGCTCGGCCTGCTCATCACGATCATCGGCATCGGCACGGCGCAGGCGATGCTCGCGGGCCTCGCCATGCTGGCAGCGCACGCGATGTTCAAGGCCGCGCTGTTCATGGTGGTCGGGGCCGTCGATCGCGCGTACGGCACGCGCGACCTGCGGCGGCTCGGAGGGGTGGGCCGAGACCATCCCGTCCTCGCGGTCGCGGCGTTCGTCGCCGCGGCCGCCATGGCAGGGGTGCCGCCCGCCCTCGCGTTCGTCGCGAAGGAGTCGGGCCTCGCCGCCGCCGAGCACGCGTCGCACATGGAGGGCCTCGACCCGTGGGTCGGGTACGTCGCCCTCGTCGCGCTCGCGATCGGCGCGGCCATGACCGTCGCGTACACGCTGCGCCTCACGGTCGCCGTCTTCCTCGGTCCTCGTCGCGACGACGCGACGACCTCCGACCGCCTCGTCTGGCCCATGGTCGCGATGCCCGTCGTGCTCGCGGCCGTCGGGCTCGGGCTCGGCTTCGCGGGCGAGCCGCTCACGCAGGTGCTCGAGCCCGCGATCGCGCCGGCGCTCGGCGCCGACGACATCGAGCGTCTCGCGCTCTGGCACGGCGTGAGCGTGCCGCTGCTGCTCACGATCGCGGCGCTGCTCGTGGGTGCCCTCGTCTGGCTGACCCTCGGGCGCCGGATGGGCGAGCAGACCGCCGTCGACCCGTTCGAGCGCGGCTTCCGCGGGCTCATCCGCGGCATCGACCGCCTCGCGGTCGAGGTGACCGGCCGCACCCAGACGGGCTCGCTGCCGCTGCACGTCGCGACGATCCTCGCGACGGTCGTCGCCCTGCCGGGCGTCGTCGTGCTCGCGAGCGGCGCGTTCCTGCAGCCCGTCCGCCTCGCCGACGGACCCGGCCAGCTGCTCGTCGTCGTCGCCGTGGTCATCGCCGGCGTGTTCGCGGCGAACACGCGCGGTCGCCTGAAGACCTTCATGCTGCTCTCCGTCGTCGGCTACGGCGTCGCCGTCCTCTTCCTCCTGCACGGCGCACCCGATCTCGCGCTCACGCAGGTGCTCTGCGAGACGGTGCTGCTCGTGCTGCTCGTGCTCGTGCTGCGACGCCAGCCGAAGTACTTCACCGACCGCCCGCTGCGCTCGAGCAGGTGGCTGCGCGCGGCCCTCGCGATCGGCGTCGGCGCCGTCGCCTCGCTCATCGCGGTCGCCGCGGCGGGCGCGCGCATCGACGTGCCCATCTCCGAGGGCTTCTACGAGCGGGCGTACGACTTCGGCTACGGCTCGAACATCGTGAACGTGACCCTCGTCGACATCCGCTCGTGGGACACGCTCGGCGAGATCGCGGTGCTGCTCGTCGCCGCGACCGGCGTCGCGAGCCTCATCTTCATCCGCACCCGGGCCGCGGACCCGCGCGGCACGCTCCGCGGCGACCGCGGGCGCCCGGACGCGACGGGCGGCCGCGCGAGCACGTTCCTGCGCGGCGGTCGCGGCGTCGAGGCGCAGGATGCCGCACCCGTGCTCGAGATGATGACGCGCCTCATGTTCCCCGTCATGGTCGTCGTGTCGATCTACCTGCTGCTCGTCGGCCACAACCTGCCCGGCGGCGGCTTCGCGGGCGGACTCGTGGGCGGACTCGCGATCGCCCTGCGCTACCTCGCCGCGGGCCGCGACGAGCTCGCGAACGCCGCGCCCTTCGACGCCGGACGCCTCCTCGGCGTGGGCATCGCGGTGGCGGCGGTCAGCATGCTGTGGCCGGTGCTGATCGGCGGGCGCATCGGCGAGTCGTACCGCATCGACCTCGACCTGCCCGTGCTCGGCGAGTCCTATCTCGTGACGACCGTCGTCTTCGACGTCGGCGTGTACTTCATCGTCGTCGGCGCCATGCTCGACTTCGTGCGCAGCCTCGGCGCCGGCATCGACGTGCAGGTGCGGCAGGGCATGGCGCCCGTGCCGATCGCGCAGTCCGACCGCGTGCGGACGTGGGAGTCGTCGTGA
- the gcvP gene encoding aminomethyl-transferring glycine dehydrogenase — MRPFRDRHIGTSSAAQQTMLQLLGHDSLESLMDAAVPAGIRSTPEGIGAALTEREAAQRLAELARRNTVRRSAIGLGYHGTITPAPIRRNILENPSWYTAYTPYQPEISQGRLEALINFQTMIADLTGLDTANASMLDESTAVVEGMLLARRVSRSSSNVFLVDADALPQTKALLAHRAEAVGIELHETPFDRDGAPGHEQPPSDIDVFGAFIQYPGASGRVWDPRVVIDAVKAAGGVVVVGADLLALALIESPGSLGADIAVGSSQRFGVPMGFGGPHAGYLAVRSGLERQMPGRLVGVSKDADGYPAYRLTLQTREQHIRREKATSNICTAQVLLAVMASMYAVYHGPDGIRRIAEDVHLAALRLQAAARAAGIEVVHDDVFDTVRLRLPGRARQAAETARARGVLVHVVDEDTLQATVDELWAETGIGDLLAALDLQDAGAVEPSIALPRTTEFMTHEVFATHRSETSLMRYAKRLSDKDYALDRGMIPLGSCTMKLNAATEMEPVSWPEFAELHPYAPVGDAAGTLAMIDELSAWLAALTGYDVVSLQPNAGSQGELAGLLAIRGYHRSRGDEGRDVCLIPASAHGTNAASAVLAGMRVVVVATDEGGDVDLADLEAKVSANADRLAALMITYPSTHGVYEEGVRRVCELVHDAGGQVYIDGANLNALVGHASFGDVGGDVSHLNLHKTFCIPHGGGGPGVGPVAAKQHLAEFLPRDPREAPIEVDGLVLGARPVSAAPWGSASILPISWSYVRMMGTEGLTAATAAAVLAANYVAARLRDHFPVLYSGPDGLVAHECILDLRPLTAETGVTNDDVAKRLVDYGFHAPTMSFPVAGTLMVEPTESEDLAELDRFCDAMIAIKAEAERVRAGEWPLEESPLRRAPHTAGSIVRDWERPYTREQAVFPVPGVEHAKYWPPVSRIDQAFGDRNLVCACPPPEAFAD, encoded by the coding sequence ATGCGGCCCTTCCGCGACCGCCACATCGGCACGTCGTCGGCGGCGCAGCAGACGATGCTGCAGCTGCTCGGCCACGACTCGCTCGAGTCGCTCATGGATGCGGCGGTGCCCGCGGGCATCCGCTCGACGCCCGAGGGCATCGGCGCCGCGCTCACCGAGCGCGAGGCCGCGCAGCGGCTCGCGGAGCTCGCGCGTCGCAACACCGTGCGGCGCAGCGCCATCGGCCTCGGCTACCACGGCACGATCACGCCGGCGCCGATCCGCCGCAACATCCTCGAGAACCCGTCCTGGTACACGGCGTACACGCCGTACCAGCCCGAGATCTCGCAGGGTCGCCTCGAGGCGCTCATCAACTTCCAGACGATGATCGCCGACCTCACGGGCCTCGACACCGCGAACGCGTCGATGCTCGACGAGTCGACGGCGGTCGTCGAGGGCATGCTGCTGGCCCGGCGGGTGTCGAGGTCGTCCTCGAACGTCTTCCTCGTGGACGCGGATGCGCTGCCCCAGACGAAGGCGCTGCTCGCGCACCGCGCCGAGGCCGTCGGCATCGAGTTGCACGAGACGCCGTTCGATCGCGACGGCGCGCCCGGCCACGAGCAGCCACCGAGCGACATCGACGTCTTCGGCGCGTTCATCCAGTACCCGGGCGCCTCCGGGCGCGTGTGGGATCCGCGCGTGGTCATCGACGCCGTCAAGGCGGCCGGCGGCGTCGTCGTCGTCGGCGCCGACCTGCTCGCGCTCGCGCTCATCGAGTCGCCCGGCTCGCTCGGCGCCGACATCGCCGTGGGCTCGTCGCAGCGCTTCGGCGTGCCCATGGGCTTCGGCGGTCCGCACGCCGGCTACCTCGCCGTGCGCTCGGGGCTCGAGCGGCAGATGCCCGGCCGGCTCGTGGGCGTGTCGAAGGACGCCGACGGCTATCCCGCCTACCGGCTCACCCTGCAGACGCGCGAGCAGCACATCCGCCGCGAGAAGGCGACGAGCAACATCTGCACCGCGCAGGTGCTGCTCGCGGTCATGGCGTCGATGTACGCGGTGTACCACGGCCCTGACGGCATCCGTCGGATCGCCGAGGACGTGCACCTGGCCGCGCTGCGGCTGCAGGCGGCCGCCCGCGCCGCCGGCATCGAGGTCGTGCACGACGACGTCTTCGACACCGTGCGCCTGCGCCTGCCCGGTCGGGCGCGCCAGGCGGCCGAGACGGCGCGCGCTCGCGGCGTGCTCGTGCACGTCGTCGACGAGGACACGCTGCAGGCGACCGTCGACGAGCTGTGGGCCGAGACGGGCATCGGCGACCTGCTCGCCGCGCTCGACCTGCAGGACGCCGGCGCCGTCGAGCCGTCGATCGCGCTGCCGCGCACGACCGAGTTCATGACGCACGAGGTGTTCGCGACGCACCGGTCCGAGACGTCGCTCATGCGCTACGCCAAGCGCCTGAGCGACAAGGACTACGCGCTCGATCGCGGCATGATCCCGCTGGGCTCGTGCACGATGAAGCTCAACGCCGCGACCGAGATGGAGCCGGTGTCGTGGCCGGAGTTCGCCGAGCTGCATCCGTACGCACCCGTGGGCGACGCCGCGGGCACGCTCGCGATGATCGACGAGCTCTCCGCATGGCTCGCGGCCCTCACGGGCTACGACGTCGTCTCGCTGCAGCCGAACGCCGGCAGCCAGGGCGAGCTCGCCGGACTCCTCGCCATCCGCGGCTACCACCGCTCGCGCGGCGACGAGGGGCGCGACGTCTGCCTCATCCCGGCCTCGGCGCACGGCACCAACGCCGCCTCCGCCGTGCTCGCGGGCATGCGGGTCGTCGTCGTCGCGACGGACGAGGGCGGCGACGTCGACCTCGCCGACCTCGAGGCGAAGGTGTCGGCGAACGCCGATCGCCTCGCGGCGCTCATGATCACCTACCCCTCGACCCATGGCGTGTACGAGGAGGGGGTGCGGCGCGTCTGCGAGCTCGTGCACGATGCGGGCGGCCAGGTCTACATCGACGGCGCGAACCTCAACGCGCTCGTGGGCCACGCATCCTTCGGCGACGTGGGCGGCGACGTCAGCCACCTCAACCTGCACAAGACGTTCTGCATCCCGCACGGCGGCGGCGGCCCCGGCGTCGGTCCCGTCGCGGCGAAGCAGCACCTCGCCGAGTTCCTGCCGCGCGACCCGCGGGAGGCGCCCATCGAGGTCGACGGCCTCGTGCTCGGCGCGCGACCCGTGTCGGCGGCGCCGTGGGGCTCCGCGTCGATCCTGCCGATCTCGTGGAGCTACGTGCGGATGATGGGCACGGAGGGCCTCACGGCGGCGACGGCGGCGGCGGTGCTCGCGGCGAACTACGTCGCGGCGCGGCTGCGCGACCACTTCCCGGTGCTGTACTCGGGCCCGGACGGCCTCGTGGCGCACGAGTGCATCCTCGACCTGCGCCCGCTCACGGCCGAGACCGGCGTCACGAACGACGACGTCGCGAAGCGGCTCGTCGACTACGGCTTCCACGCGCCGACCATGTCGTTCCCCGTCGCGGGCACGCTCATGGTCGAGCCGACGGAGTCGGAGGACCTCGCCGAGCTCGACCGGTTCTGCGACGCGATGATCGCGATCAAGGCCGAGGCCGAGCGCGTGCGCGCGGGGGAGTGGCCGCTCGAGGAGAGCCCGCTGCGTCGGGCCCCCCACACGGCGGGCTCGATCGTGCGCGACTGGGAGCGGCCGTACACGCGCGAGCAGGCGGTCTTCCCCGTGCCCGGGGTCGAGCACGCCAAGTACTGGCCGCCGGTCTCGCGCATCGACCAGGCGTTCGGCGACCGCAACCTCGTGTGCGCCTGCCCGCCGCCGGAGGCGTTCGCCGACTGA
- the mnhG gene encoding monovalent cation/H(+) antiporter subunit G has protein sequence MTLLETILTVAGAILILLGALLTVIAAFGLLRLPDALGRMHTASKPQTLGIALIAIGLALELRDPLATGMLLLVALLQLLTAPVASQMMSRSAYLAKQYRTDLLVEDETDDER, from the coding sequence ATGACCCTCCTCGAGACGATCCTCACGGTCGCCGGCGCCATCCTCATCCTGCTCGGCGCCCTGCTCACCGTCATCGCAGCCTTCGGCCTCCTGCGGCTGCCCGACGCGCTCGGCCGCATGCACACCGCGTCGAAGCCGCAGACGCTCGGCATCGCGCTCATCGCGATCGGCCTCGCGCTCGAGCTGCGCGATCCGCTCGCGACGGGCATGCTCCTGCTCGTCGCGCTGCTGCAGCTGCTCACGGCGCCCGTGGCGAGCCAGATGATGTCGCGCTCGGCGTACCTGGCGAAGCAGTACCGCACCGACCTGCTCGTCGAGGACGAGACCGACGACGAGCGCTGA
- a CDS encoding Na+/H+ antiporter subunit D encodes MDAVNLIPLPVLLPLVGAGVAMCFPRSPRVQRIVSAISLSLVLVVAVLLVALSTAGPQALWVGAWPEGLGIVLVADRLSSLMVLVSSIVTITVLVFATRQDQDAGTREAPVSIFHPTYLVLSAGVANAFLAGDLFNLFVGFEMLLFASYVLLTLGAPRERVRAGSTYIVVSIVSSTLFLVAIAVVYGAVGTVNFAQMAERLPQLGEGIQLTIQLLLLTVFAIKAAIFPLSAWLPDSYPTAPASVTAVFAGLLTKVGVYAIIRLQTLLFPQSPLTDLLLWVALATMVVGILGALAQNEIKRLLSFTLVSHIGYMVLGIGLATEAGLAGSIFYVAHHILIQTALFLVVGLIERAGGSTSMSRIGGLASIPVLAVLFFVPAINLAGLPPFSGFLGKVALFQAGIAEGTPLAYALVFGGIATSLLTLLAIIRVWHRAFWEPAQEEHAEHRRLPASWLVTAGALVAVTCAISIVAGPLSTFSTDAAHDLRAQTYVTAVEEAVP; translated from the coding sequence ATGGATGCCGTGAACCTCATCCCGCTGCCGGTGCTGCTGCCGCTCGTCGGCGCTGGCGTCGCCATGTGCTTCCCGCGCAGCCCGCGCGTGCAGCGCATCGTCTCGGCGATCTCGCTGTCGCTCGTGCTCGTCGTCGCCGTCCTGCTCGTGGCGCTGTCCACCGCCGGGCCGCAGGCGCTCTGGGTCGGCGCGTGGCCCGAGGGGCTCGGCATCGTGCTCGTCGCCGATCGGCTCTCGTCGCTCATGGTGCTCGTGTCGAGCATCGTCACGATCACGGTGCTCGTCTTCGCCACGCGCCAGGACCAGGATGCCGGCACGCGCGAGGCGCCGGTGTCGATCTTCCATCCGACCTACCTCGTGCTCTCGGCGGGCGTCGCGAACGCGTTCCTCGCCGGCGACCTCTTCAACCTGTTCGTCGGCTTCGAGATGCTGCTGTTCGCGTCGTACGTGCTGCTCACGCTCGGCGCGCCGCGCGAGCGCGTCCGCGCCGGCAGCACGTACATCGTCGTGAGCATCGTCTCCTCGACGCTCTTCCTGGTCGCGATCGCCGTCGTCTACGGCGCGGTCGGCACCGTGAACTTCGCGCAGATGGCCGAGCGGCTGCCGCAGCTCGGCGAGGGCATCCAGCTCACGATCCAGCTGCTGCTGCTCACGGTCTTCGCGATCAAGGCGGCGATCTTCCCGCTGTCGGCCTGGCTGCCGGACTCGTACCCGACCGCGCCGGCCTCGGTCACCGCCGTCTTCGCCGGCCTGCTGACGAAGGTCGGCGTCTACGCCATCATCCGGCTGCAGACGCTGCTGTTCCCGCAGAGCCCGCTCACCGACCTGCTGCTGTGGGTCGCGCTCGCGACCATGGTCGTCGGCATCCTCGGCGCGCTCGCGCAGAACGAGATCAAGCGACTGCTGTCGTTCACGCTCGTGAGCCACATCGGCTACATGGTGCTCGGCATCGGCCTCGCGACCGAGGCGGGGCTCGCGGGCTCGATCTTCTACGTGGCGCACCACATCCTGATCCAGACGGCGCTGTTCCTCGTCGTCGGGCTCATCGAGCGCGCGGGCGGCTCGACGTCGATGTCCCGGATCGGCGGCCTCGCCTCCATCCCGGTGCTCGCGGTGCTGTTCTTCGTCCCTGCCATCAACCTCGCGGGACTGCCGCCCTTCTCGGGCTTCCTCGGCAAGGTCGCGCTCTTCCAGGCGGGCATCGCCGAGGGCACGCCGCTCGCGTACGCGCTCGTGTTCGGCGGCATCGCCACGAGCCTGCTCACGCTGCTCGCGATCATCCGCGTGTGGCATCGTGCGTTCTGGGAGCCCGCGCAGGAGGAGCACGCCGAGCACCGCAGGCTCCCGGCGTCGTGGCTCGTGACGGCCGGCGCGCTCGTGGCCGTGACGTGCGCGATCTCGATCGTCGCCGGCCCGCTCTCGACGTTCTCGACCGACGCCGCGCACGATCTGCGCGCCCAGACGTACGTGACCGCGGTCGAGGAGGCGGTGCCGTGA
- a CDS encoding monovalent cation/H+ antiporter complex subunit F translates to MSDWVLVVAGVLLAAAAVMAIVRLVRGPSPIDRVLATDVLIAVVVGVLAIEAAVSQHAYTVPVMLVLSLVAFAGTVAMARYVASRAATMRTDEEDDA, encoded by the coding sequence GTGAGCGACTGGGTGCTCGTCGTCGCCGGCGTTCTGCTCGCCGCCGCCGCCGTCATGGCGATCGTCCGACTCGTGCGAGGACCCTCGCCGATCGACCGCGTGCTCGCGACCGACGTGCTCATCGCCGTCGTCGTCGGCGTCCTCGCGATCGAGGCCGCCGTCTCCCAGCACGCCTACACCGTGCCGGTCATGCTCGTGCTCTCGCTCGTCGCCTTCGCCGGCACCGTCGCGATGGCCCGCTACGTCGCGAGCCGCGCCGCCACGATGCGCACGGACGAGGAGGACGACGCATGA
- a CDS encoding Na+/H+ antiporter subunit E, with protein sequence MKARLSWTATIGLTIVWMVLWGDLSIAAAVLGLVVALGVQVAFPLPDVPEMERFRPLALLHLIAWVGWGLVKASVIVSIGVLAVRRPVQHALIRVPLRSESPFVKAMTVEVVTLIPGSVIVELDRHEILLHVFDASSPASIQRARDEVHDAERLLVRAFASRAERARYEEVTA encoded by the coding sequence TTGAAGGCTCGTCTGTCGTGGACCGCCACGATCGGCCTCACGATCGTGTGGATGGTGCTGTGGGGCGACCTGTCGATCGCGGCCGCCGTGCTCGGCCTCGTGGTCGCGCTCGGGGTGCAGGTCGCCTTCCCCCTCCCCGACGTGCCCGAGATGGAGCGGTTCCGGCCGCTGGCGCTCCTCCATCTGATCGCCTGGGTCGGCTGGGGCCTCGTCAAGGCGAGCGTCATCGTCTCGATCGGCGTGCTCGCCGTGCGACGCCCCGTGCAGCATGCGCTCATCCGCGTGCCCCTCCGCAGCGAGAGCCCGTTCGTGAAGGCGATGACGGTCGAGGTCGTCACCCTGATCCCGGGGTCCGTCATCGTGGAGCTCGACCGGCACGAGATCCTGCTGCACGTCTTCGACGCCTCGAGCCCCGCCTCCATCCAGCGTGCGCGCGACGAGGTGCACGACGCCGAGCGCCTGCTCGTGCGCGCCTTCGCGTCGCGCGCGGAGCGCGCCCGCTACGAGGAGGTGACCGCGTGA
- the gcvT gene encoding glycine cleavage system aminomethyltransferase GcvT produces MPEILHTPLEARHTAAGAQLTEFGGWMMPLRYGSDLAEHAAVRERAGLFDLSHMAELRVRGAEAGAFLDHALAGRLSALELGQARYTLLLAESGGILDDLIVYRLGASEWLVVANAGNRAVVAEALAERVAGFDATVVDETEEIALVAVQGPASQAIVEAIGLESSPLDELGYYRVLEAVFEGEDVLVARTGYTGEDGFELYVPAHAASDLWDALVRVGTPMGLQPCGLAARDTLRLEAGMPLYGHELSTETLPAQVGVGRSVALRTKGDFVGREAVEAGPAADAPVLVGLVAEGRRAGRAGYPVLDGDAEVGVVTSGALSPTLGHPIAMALVTPGHSGSLAIDVRGTRIPVTIVDLPFYRRQERA; encoded by the coding sequence ATGCCCGAGATCTTGCACACCCCGCTCGAGGCCAGGCACACGGCCGCCGGCGCCCAGCTGACCGAGTTCGGCGGCTGGATGATGCCGCTGCGCTACGGCTCCGACCTGGCCGAGCACGCCGCAGTCCGCGAGCGCGCCGGCCTCTTCGACCTCAGCCACATGGCCGAGCTGCGCGTGCGCGGCGCCGAGGCGGGGGCCTTCCTGGACCACGCGCTCGCCGGCCGCCTGTCGGCGCTCGAGCTCGGGCAGGCGCGCTACACGCTGCTGCTGGCGGAGTCCGGCGGCATCCTCGACGACCTCATCGTCTACCGGCTCGGGGCGTCCGAGTGGCTCGTCGTCGCGAACGCGGGCAACCGCGCCGTCGTCGCCGAGGCGCTCGCCGAGCGCGTCGCCGGCTTCGACGCGACGGTCGTCGACGAGACCGAGGAGATCGCGCTCGTCGCCGTGCAGGGGCCCGCGTCGCAGGCGATCGTCGAGGCGATCGGCCTCGAGTCGTCGCCGCTCGACGAGCTCGGCTACTACCGCGTCCTCGAGGCGGTCTTCGAGGGCGAGGACGTGCTCGTCGCCCGCACCGGCTACACCGGCGAGGACGGCTTCGAGCTCTACGTGCCCGCGCACGCAGCCTCGGACCTGTGGGATGCGCTCGTGCGCGTCGGCACGCCCATGGGCCTGCAGCCGTGCGGCCTCGCCGCGCGCGACACGCTGCGCCTCGAGGCGGGCATGCCGCTGTACGGCCACGAGCTGTCGACCGAGACGCTGCCTGCGCAGGTCGGCGTCGGCCGCTCGGTCGCGCTGCGCACGAAGGGCGACTTCGTCGGCCGCGAGGCCGTCGAGGCCGGGCCCGCCGCCGACGCGCCCGTGCTCGTCGGCCTCGTCGCCGAGGGTCGCCGCGCCGGCCGCGCCGGCTACCCGGTGCTCGACGGCGACGCCGAGGTCGGCGTCGTCACCTCGGGCGCCCTCTCGCCGACCCTCGGCCACCCCATCGCCATGGCGCTCGTGACCCCCGGCCACTCGGGATCCCTCGCCATCGACGTGCGCGGCACGCGCATCCCCGTCACCATCGTCGACCTCCCCTTCTACCGCCGTCAGGAGCGAGCATGA
- the gcvH gene encoding glycine cleavage system protein GcvH, giving the protein MTTQYTADHEWVRAEGDAHVLGVTEHAQQQLGDVVYVDLPEVGRTFSSGEAIGEIESTKSVGELFAPADGEVVAVNDEVAGDPTLVNQDAEGAGWLVKVRFTSEPELLDAAAYQATLS; this is encoded by the coding sequence ATGACCACGCAGTACACCGCAGACCACGAGTGGGTGCGCGCCGAGGGCGACGCCCACGTCCTCGGCGTCACCGAGCACGCGCAGCAGCAGCTGGGCGACGTCGTCTACGTCGACCTGCCCGAGGTGGGTCGTACCTTCTCCAGCGGCGAGGCCATCGGCGAGATCGAGTCGACGAAGTCGGTCGGCGAGCTCTTCGCGCCCGCCGACGGCGAGGTCGTGGCGGTCAACGACGAGGTCGCGGGCGACCCGACGCTCGTGAACCAGGACGCCGAGGGTGCGGGCTGGCTCGTCAAGGTCCGCTTCACCTCCGAGCCCGAGCTGCTCGACGCCGCGGCCTACCAGGCGACGCTCTCCTGA
- a CDS encoding Na(+)/H(+) antiporter subunit C, with amino-acid sequence MIPSLALVVAGGALIACGVYLILERSILRIMAGVILAGNGVNLLFIVASGPAGRAPIIGEGQDAIADPLPQAFVLTAIVISLAASAFLLALSYRSFQLDGHDEVADDVEDALVRRRAEADLTSASFAERPGVDDDTESGGVQAPDAVPEDAVPDDATEEHMPEPGADHTDSEHAIEPEGRG; translated from the coding sequence GTGATCCCCAGCCTCGCCCTCGTCGTCGCCGGCGGCGCGCTCATCGCGTGCGGCGTCTACCTCATCCTCGAGCGCTCGATCCTGCGCATCATGGCGGGCGTCATCCTCGCCGGCAACGGCGTCAACCTGCTCTTCATCGTCGCGAGCGGCCCCGCGGGTCGTGCGCCGATCATCGGCGAGGGGCAGGACGCGATCGCCGACCCGCTGCCGCAGGCGTTCGTGCTCACGGCGATCGTCATCTCGCTCGCGGCGAGCGCCTTCCTGCTCGCGCTCTCGTACCGGTCGTTCCAGCTCGACGGCCACGACGAGGTCGCCGACGACGTCGAGGACGCGCTGGTGCGTCGCCGTGCCGAGGCCGACCTCACCTCGGCGTCGTTCGCCGAGCGGCCCGGGGTCGACGACGACACCGAGTCGGGCGGCGTGCAGGCGCCCGACGCGGTGCCCGAGGACGCCGTGCCCGACGACGCGACCGAGGAGCACATGCCCGAGCCGGGTGCCGACCACACCGACAGCGAGCACGCGATCGAGCCGGAGGGGAGGGGCTGA